The Bacteroides sp. nucleotide sequence AGCCCCAGCAAAAATACTTTTTGGGCATCAAAAGCGGAATGGCTTTTGGCTTCCAGACCGCATAGCCATAATCGAAACCTATGGCCGGGAAACCCATTTTCACATCATCATAGATCATTTGATGCAGGGTGGCTGGCCTCACCAACTGGCCATTGACCAATGCTTTCATAAAGACCAGGTATTCGCTCAAAGGGGCCACCACCCCTCCCCCGGCATGGTCAATCCTGGCTATTCTTTTATCCTCAATGAAATTGATATTGAAAAGATAAATATGTGCCGGCGGAAACTGGGGTTTGTTCTTGGGTTCAGAAAAACCGTTGATGTAGGCATCGTCCATTTTCAATGGCTCCAGGATCATCTCGTGAACCGCTTCGTGGAAAGGCTTTTGGGTGATGCTTTCAATGATCAACCCCAGCAGGTAATAATTGGTATCGGTATAAAAATGCTTCTGGCCAGGCTCCCCTACGGGCTTAAGGTTAGCTTTTCCCCATTCTACGGCTTCCCGTACCGTCAATTCAAGCCTGGGATTGTCAATCATCTTTTTTAACAAGGAGTAAAAGACATCATTCAGGCCCGAGGTTTGTTTCAGTAAATGTTTGATGCTGATATCGGCCGAGTAATCTTTGCCCTTATAAACATGTAAACCCAGCATCAGCTCTGCATCAAGATATTTTACAATTTTATCGTCAAATGACAGCCGCCCCTGGTCGTGCAGCATCCCGATAAGGGTTGCGGTAAACAATTTCCCTACGGAAGCAAGGTGGTTGGCTTG carries:
- a CDS encoding serine hydrolase domain-containing protein, with product FRQQVRNDKKVKNAYLLVHSEKLGIDLNMAEGQTEGMQANPRQANHLASVGKLFTATLIGMLHDQGRLSFDDKIVKYLDAELMLGLHVYKGKDYSADISIKHLLKQTSGLNDVFYSLLKKMIDNPRLELTVREAVEWGKANLKPVGEPGQKHFYTDTNYYLLGLIIESITQKPFHEAVHEMILEPLKMDDAYINGFSEPKNKPQFPPAHIYLFNINFIEDKRIARIDHAGGGVVAPLSEYLVFMKALVNGQLVRPATLHQMIYDDVKMGFPAIGFDYGYAVWKPKAIPLLMPKKYFCWGCVGVTGAFMFFHPQTEAYVIGTFNDKSYTSKALRFMLTEVIRPLLKMK